A window of Chryseobacterium sp. IHB B 17019 genomic DNA:
GTTTTCAACTTTACCGAGATTGTAGCTTAACTCTTCCATCAAATAATCAAATTTTTGAATAGGAACTTTAATTTTAAGATAAGCTATTTTCTTATCATTATTATTTAATGAAATATTTTCACTTCTTACGATACCATCATATTTTGAAACCTCTTCCTTTACAATTTCTTTTGCAGTTTCGGCATCATCAACGGTCAGTTCCAGAGTTCCTGTTTTTAATAATTTATTTTTCGGAACATTCAGTTCATAATTTTCTTTTTTAGGCTTGTCTTTGTAAACAATTTTCGTTTCCTTAATCACTTTCGGGGCCGGAACATTTACAATAATTTTTTCTTCTTTTTTAGCTGAATCTTTCTTTTCTGTTTTTGTTTCCAGCTTTACGGATGAAATTTTTTCTGATAAAGAATCGATGATTTTTGATGTGTTTTCAATCTTGTCTTTTACATCATTTTTTGTGTTTTCAAATTCTTTAATCCTTACATTGGCTGAATCCAGGGCTGCATTGGCTTTATCACTTACATCACCTACTTTTTCGGACGCAGCAGACACCGCACTGTCGGCGGACTGTACCGCATTTTCAATTTGAGATGTTGCGGCTTCTCCTTTTTTACACATAATAAATGTACTTGATACAGCGATCAGTAATATGAATTTTCTCATACGTTTAATTTTTTTGTTGAAGTAAAATTAGACGTGAAATTCCTGTAGCGCTTGTAAAAGAAATGTATTATGCTGGTAAATTCATAATATTTTAAAAATCAATAATTTAATTTTATTTTACAATTGTTTTACAAAAGATTTTGGTTTTTTTTATCAATAATTTAGATATAGTTGGTTTTTGTAAAAGCTGTGGTTTTCTTGTTTCATATTTTTGTTCATGTAATAATCAAAAATTTGATTGTTTTTTCTTTAAAAGAAGTAATTTGATTTATAAATTAATTAATATCAAAAAAAATAATGTAATTAATTGTATTTCACTATTTTGTGCCTTTGTTTTTTATATATTTGTTTAGTGTGAATTTTGTATGCAAGCTTTGTTTTATTTAAACAACATTAATATGAATATTAGAAAACTACTTTATTTAGGGATATTTATTTTATCCATTTCTTTAGGGAAAGCGCAGGATTTTTTCACGGCTATCAGTGAAAGATCCATTAAAGCGGATCCTAAAAACAGAACAATTCAACCCGAAAAATTTCTTACGTACACTTTGGATGTGGCCGGAATGAAAAGTTATTTTAATTCAGTTCCTGAACTGAAAGACGGTGATTTTAAAGATAAGGCTCCCATTATCGTTTTGCCAATGCCTGATGGTACGAAAGCGAAATTCAGAATCTGGAAATCTTCGGTGATGGCTCCGGAATTAGCCCAAAAATTTCCTCAGTTGGTTACATTTACGGGGCAGGGAGTTGATGACAAATATGCTACTTTGAAACTAGATTTTACAGAATTAGGATTTCATGCTCAGATAAAATCTGTGGTGACTGGTGATTTATATATTGATCCTTATGCGAAAAATGATATCAATAACTATATTATTTACAAAAAAGCTGATCTGATTAATAAAAATCCAAGAGTTTGTGAAACAAAAGATGACGCTCTAGAATTAGAAAAAAAAAACGCTCAAAAAACCGTTACTTCAAGCGTAGGAACTCAAATTAGAATCTTCCGCTTTGTAGTAGCTTGTACCGGCGAATACGCACAGGCTGCAACAGGATTATCTTCACCTTCTGTTGCTCAAACCCTTTCTGCTATTGTAACTTCTGTAAATAGAGTGAACGGAGTGTATGAGCAGGAATTAGCAGTAAGACTTGTATTGGTTGCTAACGAAACTTCTGTTATTTTTACAAATCCTGCTACAGACCCTTTCAATGGGAATGATGATGCAAACGTATTAATTGATGAAAGTCAGGACCAGATTGATGCTATCATAGGAACTGCTAACTATGATATAGGCCACACTTTCAGTACTGGAGGTGGTGGATTAGCCGGTTTGGGAGTTATATGTAATGCTTCGGGCAAAGCCAGTGGTATTACAGGTTCACCAAATCCTGTCGGCGACCCTTATGATATTGATTATGTTGCACATGAAGTAGGACATCAATTCGGAGGCCCACATACTTTTAATGCTACTACAGTCAATTGTGGAGGAGGAAATCGTAGTGGTGCTAATGCTGTAGAGCCGGGAAGTGGAATTACAATTATGGCTTATGCAGGTATTTGTGGCAGTACAAATAATTTAGCTGCTAATAGTATTGCTATTTTTCATACCCGATCATTTCAATCAATTACTACAAAAGTTCAATCAACAACGTGCCAGGTTACAACTCCTGTTCCCAATACAGCTCCTGTTGTAAACGCCGGAAATAATTATACGATACCTAAAAGTACACCATTTAAATTAACAGGTTCTGCAACAGATGCTGAAAACGGTGGATTAACTTATTGCTGGGAACAAAATGATATCGGTCCGGCAGGAAACTGGAATGCCCCAACCGGAAATGCTCCTCTTTTCAGATCATTTTTACCCGTAACCGTTCCTTACAGATATTTCCCGAAAATTACAGATGTTATCAATAACACACTAACTAAAGGAGAAATTTTGCCTTCATACGGAAGAACGATGGAATTCAGATTGACAGTAAGAGACAATAATGCAGGCTGTGCAGGTGTTGCCAATGATGATGCATCCATTACGGTTGACGGCAACTCAGGACCATTCACAGTAACTGCACCCACTACGGCTGTAAACTGGTCAGGTAACACAACTCAGGCAATAACATGGAATGTAGCCAATACAACTGCTGCTCCTGTAAGTTGTGCCAATGTAAGTATTTTACTATCCACAGATGGAGGTCTTACATATCCAACGACTATCGTTGCATCTACTCCAAACGATGGTTCTGAGGTGGTTACAATTCCGAATGTAAGTACGACACAAGCCAGAATTATGGTAGCAGGTGTAGGAAACGTTTTTTATAATATCAATCCTGTTAATTTTACTATTACTCAGGTATTGGCTGTTGATGAAGCTAATGGTGATAAAGACGTATTCGTAGTATATCCTAACCCAAGCAAGGGACTATTAAATATTAAATTTGGAAAACAAAATAATATCTATGATATAGCTATTCATGATGTAAGCGGTAGATTGGTATTTAGCAAGCCGGATAATAAATTAGATCATGATAATGTGGGAACATTTAATTTAACGCACTTAGTGAAAGGAGATTATCTCATTACTGTTAAAACTAAAGATTTTAATAAAACAATAAAATGGATTAAAGAATAACAATCCACTATTACAAACAAAAAAGACCGTTCATAATTAGAACGGTCTTTTTTTATCAAATTTAAATTTAGTCCTGTTTAAACTCACTAATAAAATGCAGCTTCACATTCGGGAATTTCTCCTGCGTCATGTGAATGGTAAAAGAAGAATCAGCTAAAAACACCAGTTGATTGTATTTATCTCGGGCTAAAAACCGCTGCTTTAATCTTGCAAATTCTTTGAATTCCTCAGACTTTTCATCAGCTTCAACCCAACAAGCTTTATGCATGGAAAGTGGCTCATAAGTACATTTTGCACCATATTCATGTTCCAGACGGTATTGGATAACTTCATACTGAAGCGCTCCAACAGTCCCAATAATTTTTCTGTTGTTCATTTCAAGCGTAAATAACTGGGCAACACCTTCATCCATCAGCTGATCAATCCCTTTTGCTAATTGTTTTGCTTTCAGTGGATCACTGTTATTAATATATCTGAAATGTTCCGGTGAGAAGCTCGGAACTCCTTTAAAGCTCAGCTTTTCACCTCCTGTTAATGTATCACCGATTCTGAAGCTTCCCGTATCGTGAAGCCCCACAATATCTCCAGGGAAACTTTCGTCCACCACCTCTTTTTTATCTGCAAAAAATGCATTTGGAGAAGAGAATTTCATTTTTTTGCCTTCTCTTACCAATAAATAATTTTCGTTTCTTTTAAAAGTTCCCGAAACAATTTTCACAAAGGCCAAACGATCCCTGTGCTTAGGATCCATATTTGCGTGGATTTTGAAAACAAATCCTGTAAAAGTGTTTTCCTCAGGTTTTACAAGACGTGTATCACTCTCTTTTGGCTGTGGCATTGGAGCAATATCAATAAAAGCGTCCAATAATTCACGAACCCCAAAATTATTCAAAGCCGAACCGAAGAAAACCGGCTGCAGATCACCCTTCATATAATCTTCACGATTAAATTCCGGATATACAGATTGCACAAGATCAAGCTCTTCCCTTAAAGTGGCAGCTGCTTTTTCACCAATTGCTTCATCTATTGAAGGATCATTAATATCATCAAACTTAATCGCTTCCCCAACTTTCTGCTTTTTCTCTTCTAAGAACAACTGAATATTGTTTTCCCAGATATTGTAAATCCCCTGAAAATCCGCCCCCATACCGATTGGCAGAGAAAGCGGAACCACAGTTAACCCTAATTTCTGTTCAACTTCATCCAGCAAATCGAAGGCATCCTTACCTTCACGGTCCAGTTTATTGATGAAAACCAACATCGGAATGTTTCTCATTCTACAAACCTGAACCAGCTTTTCTGTCTGTTCCTCAACCCCTTTTGCAACGTCGATCACAACGATTACAGAGTCAACGGCAGTTAAAGTTCTATAAGTGTCTTCCGCAAAATCTTTGTGACCCGGAGTGTCCAAGATGTTGATTTTGTGGTTTTTATATTCAAAAGCCAACACGGAAGTCGCTACGGAGATTCCTCTCTGGCGCTCAATTTCCATGAAATCGGAGGTGGCTCCTTTTTTTATTTTGTTCGATTTTACCGCACCCGCTTCCTGAATTGCACCCCCGAAAAGCAGTAATTTTTCCGTAAGAGTGGTTTTCCCGGCATCGGGGTGAGAGATAATCCCGAATGTTTTTCTTCTTTGTATTTCTTTGATTAAGTCTGACATATCGTATTTTGAAGTTGCAAAAATCGGGAATTTTAATGGAAATTAAAAATGAATTTGGATGGTTTAAGGCTTAAAACCCGAAGTTTAAGTATAAAACCCGGAAATTTGCAATTCACCATTGACATATTCACTTTTTTAATACAAAAAAATTATCTTTGTTTCACTAAATTTTTATCATGGAAAACAGCAGATATCCGAAGTTTACGTTTACATGGATTGGAGGACTGGTCTTATTGGCAGGGTTATTTGTGGGAACAATGGTTGTTTCATTTTTTAATGTTTTCTGGATGTTTGTTTTCAAGGAAAATCTTCAGTTTAGAGATTGGTTTTTCATGCTTTCCAATGCAGCGGGATTCCTTACTGCAATTGCCTTTTTTGATTTTTTTATTGTAAGAAGGACAACCGGAAAAAAGCTTAATTTTAATTTTTCACCAACGAATTTTTACACTTATCTATTGATTTTTCCTTTAATGATCGGCATGATGTTCATTGCAGAATTCATCGCGGCGCAAATCCCTACAACAGGTCCTTTCTTTGGAAAATATTATGAATTTTTCAGCAGGTTGATGGAGCAGCTGACGGATGATCCGGTAGTAATGATTATTACAGCGGTAATATGTGCGCCTATTTTTGAGGAAATTATTTTCAGAGGAATTATTCAGAAAGGATTGATTAATAAAGGTGTTGAACCCTGGAAAGCAATTTTTTTTGCTTCCATTATTTTCGGATTGGTTCATGCAAATCCGTGGCAGTTTGTGGGAGCGATTTTATTAGGCTGTGTTTTGGGTTTGGTTTATTTTAAAACAAAATCATTACTATTACCTATGTTACTTCATGGTTTTAATAATTTGTGTTCATCCTTGTTAATTTTATATACTAAAAATGAAAGTTTTGCTGATGCTTTTAAAGTATCGGAATGGATCATATTAGCAATCGGAATCATACTTTTTTCTTTGTTTTACTATTTATTTATGAAGAATTATAAAGTGCATTATGCTGAGATCTAAACACTAATATTACAAATGTTTTCACGAATACCACAATTTTAATTTGTGATAATTTGTGCAAAAAGTTAGTATGATTTGTGTTTAAATAAAATAAAAAAATGAAATTGAAAATGGAACTACTCGTAGCAACACACAACGAACATAAAAAAGAAGAAATTCAACAGATTTTAGGAAACGATTTTGTCGTAAAAAGTCTTACAGATTATAATATTCATGAAGAAATTGTAGAAGATGGCGATTCTTTCAATGCCAATGCTTTGATTAAAGCCAAATATTGCTTCGAAAAAACAGGAATTCCAAGCCTTGGCGACGACAGCGGTCTGGTGGTTGAGTCTCTGGATGGAAGACCGGGAATTTTCTCCGCCCGTTATGCCGGTGACCATGATTTTGCAAAAAATATTGAGAAAGTTTTAAACGAAATGAATGGTGTTGAAAACAGAAAAGCATATTTCATCACGGTTTTATGTTATTATGACGAAAACGGTGCGAAATATTTTGAAGGTAAAGCCCACGGAAATTTATTAACTGAAAATAAAGGTTTCAAAGGTTTTGGGTATGATCCTATTTTTGTTCCGGAAGGTCATGAAAAGACTTTTGCAGAAATGAATCCTGAGGATAAAAACAAAATCAGCCACAGAAAGCAAGCACTGGATTTATTTCTTGATTTTTTGAAAGTAAAAGAATAATTTTAACTGTATTTTGTCATTCTGACGAAGGAAGAATCTCATCAAAATGACAGTGTTTAAGTTAAAAATCTATCGTACATTTGCTACTTAATAAACTATTGATTTGAGCACTTATTTAACGATATTAGGCTTTAATTCAGCGATTCCTACGATCAATTCCTCTCCGACTGCACAGTTTCTGGAAATGGAAGAAAGGTCTTTCCTGATTGATTGTGGGGAAGGAACTCAGGTACAGCTAAGAAAAGCAAAAGCGAAATTTTCCAGGATCAATCATATTTTTATTTCGCATCTTCACGGGGACCATTGTTTTGGTTTGCCGGGACTAATTGCGTCTTTCAGGTTGTTGGGAAGGGATATGCCGCTTCATGTATACGGCCCGAAAGGAATTAAGAATATGCTGGAAACGATCTTCACGATTACGGAAACACACCGTGGTTTTGAGGTGGTTTATCATGAGCTGGATAAGAATTATTCCGAAAAAATTTATGAGGACAGCAGGGTAGAAGTTCACACGATTCCTTTGGATCACAGGATTTACTGCAACGGTTATTTATTTAAGGAAAAACCGAAAGACAGACATCTGAACATGAAGGAAATTGCAAAATATAGTGAAATTGAGACCTGCGATTACCACAATATCAAGGCTGGAAAAGATTTTGTTTTAAGCGATGGATATGTTATTAAAAACGAAATTCTTACGATAGATCCGGCTCCGCCTGTTTCCTACGCATTTTGCAGCGATACAAGATATCTGGAAAGTGTGATTCCTTTGATTAAAAATGTGACGGTTTTGTATCATGAATCTACATTCTTGCATGATCTGAAGGAAATGGCAGATTATACCGGCCACACAACGGCTTTGGAAGCGGCCACAATTGCTCAGAAAGCTGAGGTGGGGAAGCTGATTTTAGGGCATTTTTCTAATAGGTATGGAGATTTAACGGTATTTACAGATGAAGCGAGGGTAATTTTCCCGAATACTTTTTTACCAAAGGCATTAGAGCCTGTGAAAATTTAATTTTATGTTGAAGTTTGAAGAATTAAAAATCTTCTTAGACGAAAAGGCTGATCAATACAATCATCCGGAGTTTATAGAAAACGACCCGATACAGATTCCGCACCGTTTTTCCTTGAAGCAGGATGTTGAGATTGCCGGTTTTCTGGCGGCGACAATTTCTTGGGGAAATAGAAAAGCGATCATAAAATCTGCGGAGAAAATGCTGGATATTATGGGAAATTCTCCTTATGATTTTGTCTTGAATTATTCTGAAAAAGATCTTGAAGATCTTAAAGATAAAAGTATTCACAGAACATTTAATGGTGAAGATTTTACCTATTTTATCAAACAATTTAATAGAATTTATAAAGAAAATGAAAGCCTGGAGAATTTATTTAAGGTAAATGATCAGGAAACCAATTTTCTTCACGCCATTGAAAGATTCAGAAGCCAATTTTTAGGAGCTGAAAAGCACAGGAGCCACAAGCATGTAAGCTCACCTTATAAGAATTCTTCGACCAAAAGAATTATTATGTTTCTTAGGTGGATGGTTCGTAAAGATAAGCGTGGCGTGGATTTTGGTCTTTGGGAAAACATAGATCAAAAGCATCTTTCGATTCCTCTGGATGTACATACGGGAAATATTTCAAGGAAGCTGGGACTGATTTCCAGGACTCAGAATGATTGGAAAACAGTGGAAGAGCTGGATATGGTTATTAGAAGATTTGATGAAAAAGATCCTGCAAAATATGATTTTGCATTGTTCGGATTAGGGGTAACAAAAGAATTATTATAAAACAAAACACAATGAAAAAAGACATCGAAAAATCTGAAACCTTAGAAAAAATTGCTAATGGAATCACCTGGTGGATAGGTTCTATCCCGTCATTGATTGTACATACTTTATTTTTTATTATTTCCTTTCTCTTGCCGCTGCTGCATATTGTCGAGTTCGATAAAATGTTGCTCATCCTTACGACTGTTGTTTCTCTGGAAGCTATTTATCTGGCTATTTTCATCCAGATGTCGGTGAATAAAAGTCACGAAAAAATTGAAGATATTCAGGAGGATATTGAAGACATTCAGGAAGATATCGAGGAGATCAGCGAGGATATTGAGGAGATCAGTGAAGATATCGAAGAGATCAACGAAGATATTGAAGATATTCAGGAGGATATTGAGGAAATCAACGAAGAGGAAGATGACGAAATTCACAGTGAACGTGCAAAAAATGTAATGTTGAAAAGCAATGTAAGTTCTAATAAAAACGAGATTAAAGCTTTAAAAGATAAAATTGAAGAACTTCAAAGTAAAATCGAAGAACTTAAAAAAGAATAATTCATAAAATTTACATTAATAGAGTAATAAATTATATAATTCTTAAGAGACTGATAAAATTATCAGTCTTTTTTTATTATTTCAGATATATTATCTGCAATTTGTTGAAATTTAAAATAAGTTAAATTATTAATGTGAATTCCTTCGATTTATGTTGAGTTTTAATTAAAAAAATTACTATTTTTGAACAAACAACAACAAAATGTTAAATTATAGATTAAAAAACTACTTTTTCCTTTTAGTGTTGCTTCTGTTTTCAGGGTCAGTATTTGCTCAAAAAAAGATGTCAAGAAAGCCTGTAAAAGAAAAGCATACTAATGCAAGTTTGAAAGCAGGCGCATTTATTGATGTAAATGCTGCATCCTACACACCTTCCGGCTATAATATCGAGCAACTTATAAAAAATGTTTTGATTTCCGGAGGATCAAGTTGTGCAGTAGCTAATGTATCCAATGTTACGGTTTCTCCAAATCAGCCGGCTACGGATACAGAAAGAGCCTGGGGATATTTTCATAAAGCTACCACAGCTTTCCCGTTTACGGATGGTGTTGTCCTGGTTACAGGTACAGCCAGAAAAGCAGGTAATGTTCTTGAGGGAGGGCTTGGAGATGTTGTTCCAGGGTCTACGGTGAGTGATCCGGATCTGGTTGCGGCAATCAATCCTTTAGCACCCCTGAAAGACGCTGTTTTTATCGAATTTGATTTCGTTCCGAACAGTACAGAGGTGAAGTTTAATTATATTTTCGCTTCAGAAGAATATACCTCCGATTATCCATGTGGGGTTTATTCAGACGGTTTCGCCCTGCTACTGAAAAAAGTAGGAGATCCTACCTATACTAATATGGCGATCCTTCCGAACGGAACCCCTGTAAGTGTTACTAATATTGTTCCTGCTGGGAATGGTTTTTCTTGCGGACCTATTAATGAAACTTATTTTGCGGGGATCAACTCTACTAATATTGAAACCAATTTTAATGGAAGAACAATTCCTTTACAGGCAAAAGCAACGGTAATTCCGGGGCAGACGTATCACTTCAAAATGGTTCTGGCAGATGCTTCAGACTCAGGGTTTGATTCTGCCGTGTTTATTGAAGGAGGTTCTTTCGATATCGGGATGACAATTGTTGACGGTAACGGAAATCCTATTACCAATGTTAATATGTGTGACAACACACCTCAGCTTTTAAAAGCACAGATTGCTTCCGTTCCGGGAATGACTTTCCAATGGTATAAAGACGACGTTGCAATTCCGGGGGCTACCAGTGCAACCTATACTGCTACTCAGCCCGGTGTTTATACTGTGAGAACCTTTGTTGGGGGTACACAATGTCAGAATGCAAGCGTTACTATTGTCGGCGGTACAACTCCTCCGGCCCAGAATGCCACATTGAAATTATGTACAACACCTTCTGTTTCCACATTCAACCTGAATGATGCGACTCCGATGATTACCAGCTCTACAACGGCTATTGTGCGTTACTATATCAATCAGGCAGATGCGGTTGCTCAGAATAATGCTTATATTAATCCTACACTTTTAGGCAGTTACAATGGAACGGACGGACAAATCCTTTATGTGGTAGTGTCAAACGGAGCTTTCTGTAGCAAAATGGTTACTTTAACTTTGAAAAAAGAAGCTACCCCTATTGCACAGTTAACAGCTACAAAAGTGAAAATATGTGCCGGAGAATCTACTACATTAACGGCTTCCAATGGAGTTACTTATCAATGGACAGGAGTATCAGGAACCGGAGCTACACACACGGTTTCTCCTACCCAGACTACTACTTATACAGTATACGCAATCGGAGCACAGGGATGTAAATCTTTACAGCCTGCATCCATCACGATAGAAGTTGTTCCTGCAATTGTATCCACACTTAAAGGAGGTATGATCTGCGAAGGTGATGTTATTACTTTAGATGCCGGAGCAGGGCCGGAGTATCATTATACTTGGAATACGGGTGATCTTACACAGACCATCAATGTTGGTACGCCGGGAACTTATTCGGTGACAATCAATAATGGAGTGTGTTCAAAAGTGTTTACAACACAGGTTATTCAAGCTGTTATTCCTGAAATTATCAACGTAAATTATAACGAAAACGGAACGATGATTCTTACCGCAAGTAACCCAAGCAACGGAGCATTAGAATATTCTATTGACAATGGAGTTACATGGCAGAATTCTAATGTGTTCTCAAACGTTCCAAGAAATATTGTAGTTTCTATCAGAGTAAGAGTAAAAAATACAAGTTGTGTAGGATTCCTGGAATATTTCACATTTGTAATGCAAAACGTGATCACCCCGAACGGAGACAATATCAATGATATGATTGATATGAGAGGAGTACTTAAGTATAAAGATTTTAAAGCTACTATCTTCGACCGTTACGGAAAAGAGGTGTACAAAGCAAGCAGTCTGCAGCCTTATTGGGACGGATATTTCCAAGGGAAACGCCTTCCTACGGCATCTTACTGGTATCAGGTAAGTTTTGAAGATCCTGCAAGCAAAAAACCGGCAGTGAAAACCGGCTGGATCTTATTAAAGAACCTTGAATAAAATATTTAATTTAATATAAAAGAAAGACCGACAATTTGTTGGTCTTTTTTTCGTTTTTATCCTGAATAGAAATTAATATTTTACAATAAATCAGATTGTATTAGTGATAATGTAATTTAAGTTGAATTGAATTTCAATCAAAAAAAATAGTATTTTTGTTTAAAATAATATAAAATGTTAAATAGGAGGACAAGAAATTTATTTTTGGCTTTAATATTAATGATTGTAGGAAACTTTGTTTTTGCCCAAAACAGAGGGAAAGGCATTGTTGCAAAGCCTACAGCTCAGAGTATGAAGGCCGGAGCTTTTATTGATGTGAATGCTGCCGGATATCCGGAATCAAATTTCAGTATCACGCAATTGGTAAAAGATGTTCTTATTAGCGGCGGTTCTGCTTGTTCTGCAGCTAATGTGACAAATGTTGTTGTTTCTCCAAATTTACCAACATCCAATCCGGACAGAAGCTGGGGATATTTTAATAAGGCGACCACCAACTTTCCTTTTGCAAAAGGTATCGTTCTTACAACAGGTTTTGCAAGAAAAGCAGGAAATAACTTCCAGGCAACTTTAAGTGATGGTTTATCTGTGCAAGGAGATACAGACCTGGCAACTGCTTTAGGAATTTCTAATGCTGATTTAAGAGATGCCAGCTATATTGAATTTGATTTCGTACCTGCTTCTACAAAGGTTACTTTCAGATATTTATTCGCATCCAAAGAATATCAACAGGATTATCCATGTACGATAGGCGACGGATTTGCATTATTGCTAAAAAAAGTAGGTGATCCTACCTATCAAAACCTGGCAGTTTTACCGGGAGGAACACCTGTAAGTGTTACCAATATTCACCCTACGATATCAACGCCGGGAGGTGGAGGATGTCCTGCTGTTAATGAATCTTATTTCGCAGGATATAATACCGCTAATATAGAAACCAATTTCAATGGACGTGTAATACCCTTAACAGCTTCTGCAACGGTAATTCCGGGACAGACTTATCATTTTAAAATGGTTCTGGCGGATTATTCGGATTCAAACTTTGATTCTGCAGTTTTCCTTGAAGCCGGATCTTTTGATATTGGTGTTCAAATTTTAAATCCTGCGGGAGTAGCACTACCTCCTTCAATTAATGTTTGTGATAATGCGCCTCAGACTTTTACTGCCTCAGTTCAGGGTGGTGGCGCTACTTATCAGTGGTTGTTGGGAGGTAATCCGATTCCGGGAGCTACTAATGCTTCTTATACCGCAACTCAACCGGGAGTGTAT
This region includes:
- a CDS encoding choice-of-anchor L domain-containing protein — encoded protein: MSRKPVKEKHTNASLKAGAFIDVNAASYTPSGYNIEQLIKNVLISGGSSCAVANVSNVTVSPNQPATDTERAWGYFHKATTAFPFTDGVVLVTGTARKAGNVLEGGLGDVVPGSTVSDPDLVAAINPLAPLKDAVFIEFDFVPNSTEVKFNYIFASEEYTSDYPCGVYSDGFALLLKKVGDPTYTNMAILPNGTPVSVTNIVPAGNGFSCGPINETYFAGINSTNIETNFNGRTIPLQAKATVIPGQTYHFKMVLADASDSGFDSAVFIEGGSFDIGMTIVDGNGNPITNVNMCDNTPQLLKAQIASVPGMTFQWYKDDVAIPGATSATYTATQPGVYTVRTFVGGTQCQNASVTIVGGTTPPAQNATLKLCTTPSVSTFNLNDATPMITSSTTAIVRYYINQADAVAQNNAYINPTLLGSYNGTDGQILYVVVSNGAFCSKMVTLTLKKEATPIAQLTATKVKICAGESTTLTASNGVTYQWTGVSGTGATHTVSPTQTTTYTVYAIGAQGCKSLQPASITIEVVPAIVSTLKGGMICEGDVITLDAGAGPEYHYTWNTGDLTQTINVGTPGTYSVTINNGVCSKVFTTQVIQAVIPEIINVNYNENGTMILTASNPSNGALEYSIDNGVTWQNSNVFSNVPRNIVVSIRVRVKNTSCVGFLEYFTFVMQNVITPNGDNINDMIDMRGVLKYKDFKATIFDRYGKEVYKASSLQPYWDGYFQGKRLPTASYWYQVSFEDPASKKPAVKTGWILLKNLE